The sequence CGCGTTCGGCCGCCTCGCGCGTCTTTTCGCTGAGGCCGGAGACTTTACGCAGCCGCAGGAAGTCATCGACGCCGGGCGTACCCGGCACCAGTTCGTAGCTCACTTGAGCCTCTGCATCAGCCGGGTGAACATCAGCAGGCCCTCCGGCCAGGGGCCGTGTCCCGAGGCGACGTTGATGTGGCCGGCTTCACCCGCCTGGTGGAAGTCCGAGCCCCAACAGGTGGCGAACTCCACCGCGCGATCGATGGTGCACAGCGCATCGTTGGTCGAGGCGACGAGCATGGAGGGGAAGGGCAGCGGGTCGCGCGGGATGGGCCGGAAGCCCAAGGCTTCCTCCGGCGCTTCCGGGCTCAGTTCGAGATCGGGCACCGAGACCAGGAATGCGCCGCGCACATTCTCCGGCAGACGCGGGGCGGCATGGGCCACCGCCAGGCAGGACAGGGAGTGGGCGACGAGGAC comes from Devosia oryziradicis and encodes:
- a CDS encoding RBBP9/YdeN family alpha/beta hydrolase, encoding MKISECDILILPGLGNSGPGHWQLRWAERMSSAAIVEQADWDEPDLDDWVQTIDQACRLTTRPVVLVAHSLSCLAVAHAAPRLPENVRGAFLVSVPDLELSPEAPEEALGFRPIPRDPLPFPSMLVASTNDALCTIDRAVEFATCWGSDFHQAGEAGHINVASGHGPWPEGLLMFTRLMQRLK